A single window of Bombus pascuorum chromosome 1, iyBomPasc1.1, whole genome shotgun sequence DNA harbors:
- the LOC132905569 gene encoding barrier-to-autointegration factor: MSSTSQKHKNFVAEPMGDKPVTDLAGVGEVLGRRLEAAGFDKAYVVLGQYLVLKKNRELFQEWMKDLCSANAKQSSDCYQCLSDWCEEFL, translated from the exons ATGTCGAGCACATCACAGAAACACAAAAACTTTGTTGCTGAACCAATGGGTGATAAACCTGTTACAGATCTTGCTGGAGTTGGAGAAGTTCTAGGTCGTAGATTGGAAGCAGCTGGTTTTGACAAA GCATATGTAGTACTTGGACAATATTTGgttttaaaaaagaacagagaaCTATTCCAAGAATGGATGAAAGATTTGTGTTCTGCTAATGCAAAACAATCTAGTGATTGTTATCAATGCCTCTCTGATTGGTGTgaagaatttttgtaa
- the LOC132904876 gene encoding leucine-rich PPR motif-containing protein, mitochondrial yields the protein MINILLKCVNHFQNHLKIAILNENKKMIHFLPRLRKETFEMLKRDTISIPYIDEYYKKDLINKKFDSIRRHMEIHKCVQRTEMASIIDLINSVHVIDTYKIFLLLSWCNNLTDCLPVDKVKLGRSLWLILDVCNFEMSTAHYNELLKLYTRNEYDFSTMELLTHMKCKQIYPNDITYEMCIKYCCVKGNIDMALMFVEDMRKLQFPISESVFNSLILGYSQSGDIGNVNKILNYMKEQKLKLTTGTYAALIYTHAKLNNVVKIEETIQHCNLNNIHFSNKNILNVIYILVGNNNIKDVHTMYQYLKKKNTILNIEIEIILKLININHIYLAMKALSCIGLHDKHPQFENILRLILEHVVNNRVLINDIIKLCTISKDETVFKKCFLILLYYSLMKNDHLSLPLLRIFKSHYLIKPHYFWPLLLRQATKYDFEGILGILKIMVNDFNILPCIDTITDYVLPFTFGKISHIRNLLIKHNISETTINNAYVLLLLRKKKIVEAAIYMRYFKGEYFYKIIASDLRQASIFKNDIYNFVNISKNLIENTDPNSILMLNNKSSNVTFVPMDKQLHDFMIDFPSHKTWLIRVINQLVNDNINLKTETVERIYKFLHAEITDDVVQVLQSLTK from the exons atgataaatattttattaaaatgtgtaaatcattttcaaaatcacTTAAAAATTGCGatattaaacgaaaacaagaaaatgATACATTTTCTACCTCGACTACGTAAGGAAACatttgaaatgttaaaaag gGATACAATATCGATACCGTATATTGATgagtattataaaaaagatctaataaataaaaaatttgatagtATACGTAGACACATGGAAATACACAAATGTGTACAGAGAACAGAAATGGCAAGTATTATAGATCTTATAAATTCAGTGC ATGTTATAGATACTTATAAGATATTCTTATTACTTTCCTGGTGTAATAATTTAACCGATTGTTTACCAGTAGACAAAGTAAAACTTGGAAGATCTTTATGGTTGATTTTGGATGTGTGCA ATTTTGAGATGTCCACAGCCCATTATAATGagcttttaaaattatatacaagaaATGAATATGATTTTTCAACTATGGAATTACTAACGCACATgaaatgtaaacaaatttatccAAATGATATCACATATGAGAtgtgtattaaatattgttgTGTGAAGGGGAATATTGACATGGCATTAATGTTTGTTGAAGATATGCGGAAGTTACAATTTCCTATATCGGAATCTGtctttaattcattaatattgGGATATTCTCAATCTGG AGATATAgggaatgtaaataaaattctaaattatatgaaagaacagaaattaaaattaactacTGGAACATATGCTGCTCTTATATATACTCATGCTAAATTGAATAATGTTgttaaaatcgaagaaacaatTCAGCATTGCAATTTAAACAACATACACTTctctaacaaaaatattttaaatgtgatttatatattagtaGGGAATAATAACATCAAAGATGTTCACACT AtgtatcaatatttaaaaaaaaagaacaccattctaaatattgaaatagaaattatattaaagttaataaatattaatcacaTATACTTAGCTATGAAGGCACTATCATGTATAGGTTTACATGATAAACACCctcaatttgaaaatattctgaGATTAATTTTAGAACATGTAGTTAATAATAGAGTG ttaattaatgatattattaaGCTATGTACGATTTCTAAAGACGAAACAGTGTTCaagaaatgttttttaatattattatattattcgttaATGAAGAATGACCATTTATCTCTTCCTTTgcttagaatatttaaaagtcaTTATCTAATAAAGCCACATTATTTTTGGCCACTGTTACTTAGACAGGCAACTAAATATGATTTTGAAG GTATTTTAGgtattcttaaaattatggTCAATGACTTTAATATATTACCTTGCATTGATACAATTACTGATTACGTTTTGCCATTTActtttggaaaaatatctcacataagaaatttattaataaaacataatataagtGAAACAACGATTAATAATGCTTATGTATTATTActattgagaaaaaaaaagatagtagAAGCTGCTATATATA tgCGATATTTCAAaggtgaatatttttataaaattattgcttcTGATCTCAGACAAgcttcaatatttaaaaatgatatatataattttgtaaatatcagTAAGAACTTAATAGAAAACACTGATCCAAATTCAATATTGATGTTAAATAACAAATCAAGTAATGTAACATTTGTGCCTATGGACAAACAGTTACATGATTTTATGATTGATTTTCCATCTCATAAAACGTGGTTGATAAgg GTAATAAATCAGCTGGTAAATGACAACATTAACTTAAAGACTGAAACAGtagaaagaatatataaatttttacatgcAGAAATAACAGATGATGTAGTACAAGTTCTTCAAAGTTTAACAAAATAA
- the LOC132904951 gene encoding monocarboxylate transporter 12-like gives MAHATVSSSAEANRQDKKNASENIACTSMDYSVSSATKQPLPPDGGWGYIVVLASFLIHVIADGVTYSFGVFYLELLYYFEEGKGATAWIASILVGVTLCSGPISSLFVNKFGCRAVTIAGSILASACLLASMWARNIITLYFTIGIGTGLGFGLIYLPAIVSVTCYFEKYRSLATGIAVCGSGLGTLIFAPCLDYFIATYGWRGAILICSGIVLNCTVLGALFRPLKTDKRKERSSTEKSSRNMKNNPEEYSNNLSNEEQSKKIYSVSFRKENNRAGLKSLSQPVLISNNVIQDSLENIHKEHPNLMQGYSEEIFHIHKSSTSLPNKIDYIKAGNKEFKISIDRKLNAFQEDVTISLLKDPVFILFTFSNFCTSIGFYVPYIYVLPQAEERGINKKDASYLLAIIGIANTVGRIILGYVSDKPWVNRLLIYNLCLTICGISTTLSAFCTSFASFTLYSSIFGFTSGAYVGLTSVILVDLLGLNRLTNAFGQLLLFQGFASLLGPPIAGWLYDVLQSYDPGFFTAGGMITISGLILFFIPTIQQKIHKNVNTQRTKNIINN, from the exons ATGGCACACGCGACTGTCAGCTCCTCCGCTGAGGCAAATAggcaagataaaaaaaatgcaaGTGAAAATATCGCCTGTACCTCAATGGATTATTCAGTGTCATCAGCTACGAAGCAACCCTTACCACCGGACGGAGGATGGGGCTACATCGTAGTTCTAGCATCCTTTTTAATCCATGTAATTG CGGATGGAGTGACATATTCGTTCGgtgttttttatttagaacTTCTGTATTATTTCGAGGAGGGAAAAGGTGCAACTGCATGGATTGCGTCGATATTAGTCGGTGTTACTTTGTGCTCAG GTCCGATATCAAGTTTATTCGTAAATAAATTTGGATGCCGGGCTGTAACTATAGCTGGTTCGATATTGGCCAGTGCATGTTTATTGGCGAGTATGTGGGCCcgaaatattataacattatactttacGATCGGCATTGGAACag GACTAGGTTTTGGATTGATCTATTTACCTGCGATTGTCAGCGTGACATGTTACTTTGAAAAGTATCGGTCCCTTGCAACGGGAATCGCAGTATGCGGTTCTGGTTTAGGCACATTAATTTTTGCACCTTGCTTAGATTACTTTATAGCGACATACGGATGGCGAGGAGCGATTTTAATTTGTTCTGGAATCGTTCTGAACTGCACCGTTCTTGGAGCGCTTTTTAGGCCCCTTAAAACGGATAAACGGAAAGAGAGAAGTTCTACAGAG AAATCTTcacgtaatatgaaaaataatcctGAAGAATATTCCAATAATTTATCTAACGAGGAACAaagtaaaaagatatacaGTGTGAGTtttcgaaaggaaaataatcgTGCTGGTTTAAAGTCCCTGAGTCAACCTGTTTTGATCTCAAATAATGTGATACAAGACAGTTTAGAGAATATTCATAAAGAGCA CCCTAATTTAATGCAAGGATATAGCGAAGAAATCTTTCATATTCATAAGTCCTCTACAAGTTTACCTAATAAAATAGATTATATAAAAGCTGgtaataaagaatttaaaattagtatTGACAGAAAGCTCAATGCCTTTCAAGAAGATGTAACCATTTCTCTGTTAAAAGATccagtatttatattatttactttctcTAATTTCTGCACCAGTATTGGATTTTATGTACCATATATCTATGTATTG CCTCAAGCTGAAGAACgaggaattaataaaaaggatGCAAGTTATCTTCTTGCAATAATCGGAATTGCTAATACAGTTGGTCGTATAATCTTAGGATATGTTTCAGACAAGCCATGGGTTAATCgactattaatatataatttatgtctTACTATATGTGGCATTT CTACAACTCTTAGTGCATTCTGCACATCTTTTGCCTCATTCACACTTTATTCCTCTATATTCGGATTCACGTCTGGCGCTTACGTTGGTCTTACATCTGTGATTTTAGTAGATTTATTGGGTTTAAATCGTCTCACAAATGCTTTTGGACAGCTTTTACTATTTCAAGGTTTTGCATCACTTTTAGGACCACCCATTGCAG gATGGTTATACGATGTACTTCAATCTTATGATCCTGGATTTTTTACTGCTGGTGGGATGATAACTATTAGtggattaattttattttttatacctacaattcaacaaaaaattcataaaaatgtaaatactcaaagaactaaaaatataataaataattaa
- the LOC132905482 gene encoding PITH domain-containing protein GA19395 — translation MPHQCNCGITHNDAELGVQYNLYQKIDVENVECLNEFEESTGATVFKPWENRLDRNKYVESDMDNELLFNIPFTGNIKLKGIIIIGGEDDLHPNKVKLYKNRPHMTFDDVATEPEQEFELCMDTMGVHEYSPKVVKFSSVHHLSLHFTGTERTDKIKLYYIGLKGEWTPSHHHGVTICTYELRPQMSDHPKGHNEDVNRTVS, via the exons ATGCCTCATCAATGTAATTGTGGTATTACACACAATGATGCAGAATTAGGcgtacaatataatttatatcaaaaaattGATGTAGAAAATGTAGAGTGTTTAAATGAATTTGAAGAATCTACGGGAGCTACTGTATTTAAACCATGGGAAAATAGACTAGAcagaaataaa TATGTTGAAAGTGATATGGATAATGAACTTCTATTTAACATTCC GTTTacaggaaatataaaattaaaaggcATCATTATTATTGGAGGAGAAGATGATTTGCATccaaataaagtaaaatt GTATAAAAATAGGCCACATATGACATTTGATGATGTAGCTACAGAACCTGAACAAGAATTTGAATTATGTATGGACACAATGGGAGTACATGAATATTCTCCTAA GGTGGTTAAATTCTCATCTGTACATCATTTAAGTTTGCACTTTACTGGTACTGAAAGaacagataaaataaaactttattatattGGATTAAAAGGTGAATGGACACCTTCACATCATCATGGTGTTACAATTTGTACCTATGAATTACGTCCTCAAATGAGTGATCATCCAAAAGGACATAACGAAGATGTTAATAGAACAGTTAGTTGA